A genomic segment from Sparus aurata chromosome 20, fSpaAur1.1, whole genome shotgun sequence encodes:
- the LOC115571559 gene encoding uncharacterized protein LOC115571559, with amino-acid sequence MFCFCLQSSLLKLQALEVEGGPSLGPSPEESPPALGSKEQKSPCGPVELGEKDGKTLALCHSVPADENSPPELLTVLTRPPQSPRYQPLTTIHLGQQPLTPDAALPPSPHHSPYSPQRSSPGGEGGGGGEGEGGGGGALLQLLAGGPSPLPSPRCSSLSHSLRFNSDPETAPSPPCSQQYILCRGRDMPEGSEDECPSSIPFLSRQIQTLKKRVRRFEDQFEQEMNYKPSHNDKYSNPEMIRVMSELAKARKQLKELRLRQSVFESKEEDAAGNTCRYISGQQGASEHKPTLEETVESLFRRLREKRQALGLPDNMKDMTQAQMVLEKITLQKCLLYFESLHGRPGSKQERGLVTKDIHRGHTQVTEDIHRSYLDLQVLAVVLGFMAGNWTLTPYITCQVVGTEKLAEAHGMLMFFGGVGLMLGPPVVGCFYDFTQSYDIAFYLSGGCLMVGCLTLFIAAILPPRVLVTTATDAASRAS; translated from the exons ATGTTCTGCTTCTGCCTACAGAGTTCCCTGCTGAAGCTCCAGgcgctggaggtggaggggggccCCTCGCTGGGTCCGTCCCCAGAGGAGAGCCCCCCTGCCCTGGGCAGCAAGGAGCAGAAGAGCCCCTGTGGCCCGGTGGAGCTCGGAGAGAAGGACGGGAAGACGCTGGCTCTGTGCCACAGTGTCCCCGCGGACGAAAACAGCCCGCCAG agctgctgacGGTTCTGACCAGACCTCCACAGTCTCCCCGATACCAGCCGTTAACCACCATCCACCTGGGCCAACAGCCCCTGACCCCCGATGCAGCGCTGCCCCCCAGTCCCCACCACTCCCCCTACTCCCCCCAGAGGAGCAGCCCCGGGggtgaggggggaggagggggagaaggagaaggaggaggaggaggagctctcctccagctgctggcAGGAGGTCCCAGCCCTCTGCCGTCCCCCCGCTGCTCCAGCCTCAGCCACAGCCTGAGGTTCAACTCGGACCCCGAAACTGCACCATCACCACCCTGCAGCCAGCAGTACATACT GTGTCGGGGTCGGGACATGCCGGAGGGCTCGGAGGACGAATGTCCCTCCTCCATCCCGTTCCTTAGCAGACAGATTCAGACCCTGAAGAAGAGGGTTCGCAGGTTTGAGGACCAGTTTGAGCAGGAGATGAACTACAAG CCGTCCCACAACGATAAATACTCCAACCCGGAGATGATCCGAGTGATGAGTGAACTAGCGAAGGCTCGCAAACAGCTCAAAG AGCTGAGACTCAGACAGTCTGTGTTTGAGTCGAAGGAGGAGGACGCAGCAGGAAACACCTGCAG GTACATCTCCGGCCAGCAGGGGGCGTCAGAGCACAAACCCACCCTGGAGGAAACGGTGGAGTCTCTGTTCAGACggctgagagagaagagacaagCTCTGGGCCTGCCGGACAACATGAAG GACATGACTCAGGCTCAGATGGTGCTGGAGAAGATCACCCTGCAGAAATGTCTGCTGTACTTTGAGAGTCTTCACGGCCGACCG ggGTCCAAACAGGAGCGCGGCCTG GTAACAAAGGACatacacagaggacacacacaggtaacagagGACATACACAG gtCTTACCTGGACCTCCAGGTGCTGGCGGTGGTCCTGGGCTTCATGGCCGGGAACTGGACCCTGACGCCGtacatcacctgtcaggtggtCGGCACAGAGAAACTGGCAGAGGCTCACGGGATGCTCATGTTCTTCGGAGGCGTCGGCCTCATGCTGGGTCCTCCTGTCGTAG GTTGTTTCTATGACTTCACTCAGTCGTACGACATCGCCTTCTACCTCAGCGGCGGCTGCCTGATGGTCGGCTGCCTCACTCTCTTCATCGCCGCCATCCTGCCGCCAAGAGTTCTTGTTACCACGGCAACAGATGCAGCCTCACGTGCCTCCTGA
- the lect2.1 gene encoding leukocyte cell-derived chemotaxin-2: MRRVVVLVLAVLCVCDAVTFGPLCSGNSDNSRRQSDSRGQGHYGARRGDRVHKGLDIMCTDGSTVYAPFDVTLHGNVIVYTDPAKAAINQGINLRGEGLCFKLFYVRPDKTSGSVRKGQRIGTMLPMQSVYPGITSHVHVQMCDKSDPTPYF; the protein is encoded by the exons ATGAGACGTGTCGTCGTCCTCGTGCTCG ctgtgttgtgcgtgtgtgatgCTGTGACGTTCGGTCCGCTCTGCAGTGGGAACTCTGACAACAGCAGACGGCAGTCGGACTCCCGGGGACAGGGACACTACGGGGCCAGACg GGGGGACCGGGTCCACAAAGGTCTGGACATCATGTGCACAGACGGCTCCACCGTCTACGCTCCGTTTGACGTCACGCTGCACGGAAACGTCATCGTGTACACCGACCCGGCGAAGGCGGCGATCAACCAGGGCATCAACCTGAGAGGAGAAG GTCTGTGCTTTAAGTTGTTCTACGTTCGGCCCGATAAAACCTCTGGATCTGTGAGGAAGGGCCAGCGGATCGGCACCATGCTGCCCATGCAGAGTGTTTACCCCGGAATCACCTCACACGTCCACGTCCAGATGTGCGACAAGAGCGACCCAACACCGTACTTCTGA